The following nucleotide sequence is from Prosthecobacter dejongeii.
GCGTAGCTGGCTGAGTGTGAGAGGGCCAAGTTCGGTCGTGTCCTTACGGATATAATAGAGGTGTTCAGACATGCAGCTCCTGGCATTATCATGCCAAGGTGTTTTCCGTCAAGCGTGGTTTGGATTGCGGGTGCCACGCCCCTCTCAGCTAGACTCCCGTGAACGAAAACTTGTGCTTCTCTTGAAGCGGGAGCGAATGCGTAAAGGGATCTCCGCAAACAAATTGGCAGCCCAAGTCGGACTTGCCCGCACAACCATCACTCACCTAGAAAGCGATGATGCTTGCCCCACTTACTGGGTTCTCCTCAAGATTGCAGATGGTCTTGGCGTGGATTTTCCTGCCCTGGTCGCTGAATCGTTTGAGTGAGCTTGGTGCCTTCCAGGTGGAGAGGTGGGGCAATATCTCGAAATATCCCTGAACAAACCCAAGAGGATGAAAAACAACAACCAAAAAACAAGCTACACCACTCCACCCTAAAACGCGCTTTGCTGCAAGAGTTCCCAGCGTTCAGTGCCATGCAATTTCCCGGCTTTGCGGACGCGTTCAGGATGCGATGAAGCCAAACGGCCAAGGTATGTGCCACAGGCCGGGGTCCAATCCATAAGGAGACGACGGGCAGCATGACAATCAACCGCATTTGGTGAGGTAAGAATACGTTTGAGTTCGTTAGCCGTGAGCTTGCAAGGAAGAGTGATGGAACCAGCCTCCACTTCGGTCATAATGTGGCCCCAAAGCTGAATTTCAGGCGCGAGAGTTTGCAAGCCTTCGACAAGTAATGGGTGGTGGAAGTGCTTCACCCCGCAACGTTCTTCCTCCAGGTGTGCGGGGATCTCCCAGCTTTTCAACCAATGAAGGAATGCGGGGATTTCTGCCTCCAGGGTTTTCCAAAACAAAGTTTTTTCCTGCAAAGTATGTGCAGGCATCGGCAAAGTGAAACGGTGGCAGTGCAAGAGCGTGATTTTATCCATCACATCTTCATTCAGTGGAGGCAAGACAAGCAGATTTTCCGGTTCATCATTCAGGGCAAAAACAAGCCTCCAAATAGGGCGGCAATCGAAGGCGTTTTTATGCTTTCCTTCTATGCGCACCTCCCCGGCGAAAAGGGAGGATTTGATATTGGCAGACAGAGCCGCACGGGCGCGAGGATCTGAACTGCCCGCCTTGTCATCCACCACAAGCAATTCAGCGCCCGCACAACTCAGATTGAATGAGGTCCGTCCCGACAGCCATTCATAAGCGCCCGAAGTTCTACCGCCAAGGACACCCCTCAAAACATCAATCAAAAGCGATTTTCCGCAGCCTCTAGGACCAGCAAGGGCAAGAGCTTGTCCAGGCCGATATTTGCCAGTCTCCAAACATTCAAAAGCCAGTTTCAACCAACCATAAAAAGTGTGTAACTGGGTCAAATCTTCATGCCCTAGCAACCCTGTAAATACGGCGTTCAGGTTTACCCATTGGCCGGGGGCGGGGATCAATATTTTAGGAGATTCAGTGATCAGTACGCGTTTGCCTCCAGGCAGCTCATGAAGTCCTCTGGTGTGGCCTGCAAGGGGTCCGGCGTAGCTCACGAATTGAGCGGTTTGAATGCGGTTTAAAGCGTGATCGTCGGGTCTTAATCCGGTAAGGTCTTTCTCTCCGTAGCATCCAGCGCTTTTCAAGTGACGGCGAACGCTAGCTAAATCAGGCAAAGGAATGTAGAGGGGGCCTGTATCCATGTAATACCCATGGCCGTCATAGAAAAAGCAGGTGGCGGGGTCGGTTCTGGATTCGGGCGTGGGCTTTGGATTTTTGGCCTTTGGTTTCGTCGTGTTTGCCCTCTTGGCTACGGTAGCGCCACCGCCCCAAAATTCAGCCTCGTTAAAAGCTGCTTTCACAGTGGACCTCCTTTTTTGAGTGTCATGAAGACCTTCAAGACCGCCTTTGCCGTAAGGACCAACCTTTCTTCGTATCGAATAAGAG
It contains:
- a CDS encoding helix-turn-helix domain-containing protein, with product MQLLALSCQGVFRQAWFGLRVPRPSQLDSRERKLVLLLKRERMRKGISANKLAAQVGLARTTITHLESDDACPTYWVLLKIADGLGVDFPALVAESFE
- a CDS encoding primase-helicase family protein, whose amino-acid sequence is MPDLASVRRHLKSAGCYGEKDLTGLRPDDHALNRIQTAQFVSYAGPLAGHTRGLHELPGGKRVLITESPKILIPAPGQWVNLNAVFTGLLGHEDLTQLHTFYGWLKLAFECLETGKYRPGQALALAGPRGCGKSLLIDVLRGVLGGRTSGAYEWLSGRTSFNLSCAGAELLVVDDKAGSSDPRARAALSANIKSSLFAGEVRIEGKHKNAFDCRPIWRLVFALNDEPENLLVLPPLNEDVMDKITLLHCHRFTLPMPAHTLQEKTLFWKTLEAEIPAFLHWLKSWEIPAHLEEERCGVKHFHHPLLVEGLQTLAPEIQLWGHIMTEVEAGSITLPCKLTANELKRILTSPNAVDCHAARRLLMDWTPACGTYLGRLASSHPERVRKAGKLHGTERWELLQQSAF